A single window of Carassius gibelio isolate Cgi1373 ecotype wild population from Czech Republic chromosome A19, carGib1.2-hapl.c, whole genome shotgun sequence DNA harbors:
- the LOC127935634 gene encoding endothelin-2-like has product MAFSLRHAVFITVTLCVLQQGFGYPLSEQSEASNKRVRTKRCSCSSWLDNECIYFCHLDIIWVNTPNKITPFGLGSPLSRRRRSTGRCECANPSDRTCSSFCHSSLENPGMEIVTRFDDQPYHMEKTGDYLLSSLRKVVVDNLMTASRSASTKKKSRLRNLLIS; this is encoded by the exons ATGGCTTTCTCACTGCGGCATGCTGTCTTTATCACTGTTACACTGTGTGTGCTGCAGCAAG GGTTTGGATATCCACTGTCCGAACAGTCTGAAGCATCTAACAAACGGGTCCGCACCAAACGCTGCTCCTGTAGCAGCTGGTTGGACAACGAGTGCATCTATTTCTGCCATCTGGACATCATCTGGGTCAACACACCAAA TAAGATCACACCTTTCGGTCTGGGAAGCCCTCTGTCCCGTCGCCGGCGCTCCACGGGCCGCTGTGAATGCGCCAACCCCTCCGACCGGACCTGCTCCAGCTTCTGTCACAGCAG TTTGGAAAATCCAGGTATGGAGATTGTGACCCGATTTGATGACCAGCCATATCACATGGAGAAAACTGGTGACTATCTACTGTCATCTCTCAG GAAGGTGGTTGTAGACAACCTCATGACAGCCTCACGATCGGCTTCAACCAAGAAGAAATCCAGACTCAGGAATCTCTTGAtcagttaa